The proteins below are encoded in one region of Levilactobacillus namurensis:
- a CDS encoding YutD family protein, whose protein sequence is MKSVDRKDLEALVAEQREKREPSAEVVRVDETHLQINGHGYEIVANEHDGFNLEEFAQRYSTILSKYDYLVGDWGFEQLRLKGFYAEDRAGAKQNQIDAVQDYLYESCNFGCAYFILHNLDAKPIQKPRRNRSRRRNNNHNGNGENKAARKGNQTTANATKGAAAGSTKDGHSGNGHRRRSRHSRHRNSNHPFTEGQRPTTPAPTKKTKTVAVASGGQGRRHFTIRKKKED, encoded by the coding sequence ATGAAATCAGTGGATCGTAAAGATTTAGAGGCCTTAGTTGCTGAGCAACGGGAAAAGCGCGAGCCTAGTGCGGAAGTGGTTCGGGTCGACGAGACCCACCTACAGATCAACGGGCACGGTTATGAAATCGTGGCGAATGAGCACGATGGATTCAACCTTGAGGAATTTGCTCAGCGCTACAGCACGATTTTAAGTAAATATGACTATTTAGTTGGCGATTGGGGCTTCGAACAGCTGCGGTTAAAGGGCTTCTATGCGGAAGACCGTGCGGGGGCAAAGCAAAATCAGATTGATGCGGTTCAAGATTACCTTTATGAATCGTGTAATTTTGGGTGTGCCTACTTTATTTTGCACAATCTGGATGCAAAACCCATTCAAAAGCCGCGCCGGAATCGGTCGCGCCGGCGCAATAATAACCATAATGGTAATGGTGAGAATAAGGCGGCGCGCAAAGGGAATCAGACGACGGCTAACGCAACCAAGGGGGCTGCGGCTGGTTCTACCAAGGACGGTCATTCAGGTAACGGCCATCGACGGCGTTCCCGTCATTCGCGGCACCGCAATAGTAATCATCCGTTCACGGAGGGCCAACGCCCAACAACCCCAGCCCCGACTAAGAAGACGAAGACTGTCGCGGTGGCTTCTGGTGGCCAGGGACGGCGACACTTTACCATTCGAAAGAAGAAGGAAGATTAG
- a CDS encoding TIGR01457 family HAD-type hydrolase: MKDYQAYMIDLDGTVYAGTQRYPAAKRFVERLQAARIPFKFVTNNTTKLPVDVVRNLADNHDIHVTVDNVYTAGLATADYLDGLAGETGERTVYVVGEIGLRQALAAKGFTVDEERPQYVVVGLDSDVTYEKFAKAILAIKRGSTFIGTNSDSNIPKARGLMPGAGALVDLVRYATQTDPIFVGKPEPIILRNSLAQLGVSAEQALMVGDNYQTDILAGIHAGTDTLLVYTGVSTPEQVAQQAIQPTYTVASLDDWDLTRGPRA, from the coding sequence GTGAAAGACTATCAGGCATACATGATCGATTTGGACGGGACCGTCTACGCGGGGACGCAACGCTATCCTGCGGCTAAACGGTTCGTCGAACGGTTACAGGCTGCACGGATTCCCTTTAAGTTCGTGACGAATAATACGACTAAGCTACCGGTCGATGTGGTTCGTAATCTGGCGGATAACCATGATATTCATGTGACGGTGGATAACGTCTACACGGCAGGATTGGCAACGGCCGATTATTTAGATGGCTTAGCTGGTGAGACGGGTGAACGGACGGTGTACGTCGTCGGTGAGATTGGGTTACGCCAAGCGCTAGCCGCAAAAGGCTTCACGGTAGATGAGGAACGGCCGCAATATGTGGTCGTTGGTTTGGATAGCGATGTCACTTACGAGAAGTTTGCCAAGGCTATCTTAGCGATCAAGCGCGGCTCGACGTTTATCGGGACCAATTCTGATTCGAATATTCCCAAGGCACGGGGCCTCATGCCAGGCGCGGGCGCTTTGGTGGACCTGGTGCGCTATGCGACCCAGACGGATCCCATCTTTGTGGGGAAACCGGAGCCGATTATTCTACGTAACTCGTTGGCCCAGCTGGGTGTCTCGGCGGAACAAGCCCTCATGGTCGGTGATAATTACCAGACTGATATTCTGGCAGGAATTCATGCTGGCACGGATACGTTATTAGTGTATACGGGGGTTTCAACGCCAGAACAAGTGGCCCAACAGGCGATTCAGCCGACTTATACGGTTGCCTCACTAGATGACTGGGACCTTACCCGGGGGCCCCGTGCCTAG
- a CDS encoding TIGR01906 family membrane protein: MALLSLSITLTINAVWLYRLDIQWLHISQTVDLSPARLMHNYGQLLAYLELPWVTNLQMTDFPTSFTGMVHFEDVKRLFLVNHGVLLVSLGPAVWYLRQLRSRAEQWRLLRLTQVVAVIPLVLAGCMAVNFNGFFIAFHQLLFRNNDWLFDPRLDPVITALPDTFFLHCFVLAFVLFEAGLAGLYWWARRAIQRA; this comes from the coding sequence TTGGCTTTACTTAGCTTAAGCATTACCCTGACCATCAACGCCGTCTGGCTGTACCGACTAGACATCCAGTGGCTGCATATTTCGCAGACGGTGGACTTGTCACCGGCACGGTTAATGCATAATTACGGGCAACTGTTGGCCTATTTGGAGTTGCCATGGGTCACGAATCTGCAAATGACGGATTTTCCGACTTCGTTTACGGGGATGGTTCACTTTGAGGATGTTAAGCGGCTGTTTCTGGTCAACCATGGCGTTCTATTAGTAAGCCTGGGCCCAGCCGTCTGGTACCTTCGGCAGCTACGTAGTCGCGCTGAACAGTGGCGATTGCTGCGATTGACGCAGGTCGTTGCGGTAATTCCGCTGGTTTTAGCGGGCTGTATGGCGGTCAACTTCAACGGGTTCTTTATTGCGTTTCACCAACTACTGTTCCGGAACAATGACTGGTTGTTCGATCCCCGGTTAGATCCGGTGATTACGGCCCTACCAGATACCTTCTTCTTGCATTGCTTCGTCTTAGCCTTTGTCCTCTTTGAGGCAGGACTAGCGGGGCTTTACTGGTGGGCCCGCCGAGCAATTCAACGTGCATGA
- a CDS encoding VTT domain-containing protein, which translates to MGYLIDFVLHIDDHLVNIVNTFGGSTYLILFAIIFIETGAVILPFLPGDSLLFAAAALAANPAYGLNIWLFIALFLLAAIGGDSLNFYLGHRVGAALSNHSWFGRLINKDKLAQSERFFKKHGPLAIFLGRFMPIIRTFVPFTAAGSQFPYHRFLKYNVSAAITWIIICCGGGYFFGNIPFVKEHFSAVVLGIIVISLIPALVGWLKGRHSTPQAPKAHSQNVPEDN; encoded by the coding sequence ATGGGCTATTTAATCGATTTTGTTTTACACATTGACGATCACCTGGTTAACATCGTCAATACCTTTGGCGGCTCAACCTACCTCATTCTTTTTGCCATTATCTTCATTGAGACCGGCGCCGTGATTCTCCCGTTTTTGCCCGGAGATTCCCTACTGTTCGCCGCAGCAGCCTTAGCTGCCAATCCAGCCTATGGCTTAAATATCTGGCTATTCATCGCCCTCTTCTTACTGGCGGCGATTGGCGGTGATTCCCTAAACTTCTACTTAGGACACCGGGTAGGCGCTGCCCTTTCAAATCACTCTTGGTTTGGACGTCTCATCAATAAGGACAAGCTTGCCCAGTCGGAACGTTTCTTTAAAAAGCACGGTCCCCTCGCCATCTTCCTAGGCCGGTTCATGCCGATCATTCGGACCTTCGTTCCCTTCACGGCTGCCGGCTCCCAGTTCCCGTATCACCGTTTTCTAAAATACAACGTCAGTGCGGCCATCACTTGGATCATCATCTGTTGCGGGGGCGGTTACTTCTTCGGTAACATCCCCTTCGTTAAAGAACACTTCTCCGCTGTCGTTTTGGGAATTATCGTGATTTCCCTGATTCCTGCACTAGTTGGCTGGCTCAAGGGCCGCCACAGTACACCACAAGCGCCTAAAGCGCACTCGCAAAACGTTCCCGAAGATAACTAA
- a CDS encoding phosphatidylglycerophosphatase A, giving the protein MSQASAHLKARTIALLSERGVSIEAIANLVMFLQKDYLADLTLAQARASVLTVLQKREVQNAILTGIQLDLAAEHHTLLEPLQTIVEEDEGLYGLDETMALSIVNLYGSIGFTNYGYIDRLKPGILKLLNAHQPGSIHTFLDDLVGAVAAAAAARLAHDAPQSDSECS; this is encoded by the coding sequence ATGTCTCAAGCTAGTGCCCACCTTAAAGCGCGAACGATTGCCCTACTCTCAGAACGTGGGGTCTCCATCGAAGCCATCGCCAACCTGGTCATGTTCCTACAAAAAGACTATCTTGCCGACCTCACTCTGGCCCAAGCACGCGCAAGTGTCTTGACTGTCCTGCAAAAGCGTGAAGTGCAAAACGCCATTTTGACCGGTATCCAACTCGACTTAGCCGCAGAACACCACACGTTACTAGAACCCCTACAGACCATTGTCGAAGAAGACGAAGGACTGTACGGCCTAGATGAGACCATGGCGTTGTCCATCGTCAACCTCTACGGCTCCATCGGCTTTACCAACTACGGCTACATTGACCGCCTGAAACCGGGAATTCTTAAGCTCCTGAATGCCCACCAACCCGGAAGCATCCATACATTTCTGGATGACCTCGTTGGCGCCGTGGCCGCAGCCGCCGCTGCTCGCTTAGCTCACGACGCACCCCAGTCCGACTCAGAATGTTCATAA
- a CDS encoding peptidylprolyl isomerase translates to MTKFPQIDLANAKGPQVTLETSMGSIQLQLFPEQAPKTVENFVTHAKAGYYDGLTFHRVIPNFMIQGGDPTGTGMGGESIWGHPFEDEFSPELYNLRGALSMANAGPNTNGSQFFIVQDTNMTEQMQNQMKDAGFPEEIVKAYQNGGTPWLDFRHTVFGQVIKGMDVVDAIAKVDRDASDQPTTPVTMDKVTVTE, encoded by the coding sequence ATGACAAAGTTTCCACAAATTGATTTAGCAAACGCCAAGGGCCCCCAAGTGACGCTTGAAACGTCAATGGGTTCCATTCAACTGCAACTGTTTCCGGAACAAGCCCCAAAGACGGTTGAAAACTTTGTAACGCATGCAAAGGCCGGCTACTATGATGGCTTAACGTTCCACCGGGTCATTCCTAACTTTATGATTCAGGGTGGTGATCCAACCGGGACCGGTATGGGTGGTGAAAGTATCTGGGGCCATCCATTCGAGGATGAGTTCTCACCAGAGTTATATAACTTAAGAGGTGCGCTATCCATGGCCAATGCGGGTCCTAATACGAATGGGAGCCAGTTCTTTATTGTACAGGACACAAATATGACTGAGCAGATGCAGAACCAAATGAAGGATGCGGGCTTCCCGGAAGAAATCGTGAAGGCCTACCAGAATGGTGGGACGCCGTGGTTAGATTTTCGGCACACGGTCTTTGGCCAAGTTATTAAGGGCATGGACGTTGTAGATGCGATTGCTAAAGTTGATCGGGATGCAAGCGACCAGCCAACCACGCCGGTAACGATGGATAAGGTGACGGTCACGGAATAA
- a CDS encoding CvfD/Ygs/GSP13 family RNA-binding post-transcriptional regulator, whose translation MAFRIGQRVSGRITGIQPYGAFVSLGGHRQGLIHISECHCGYVKDIHDYLKVNQEVNVVILDIDEFTGKISLSLRCLERLDLETPVDEHRHRHYWTNHHVSIGFKPIADRLEGWKAEAQQRLDDQQTSN comes from the coding sequence ATGGCTTTTAGAATTGGCCAACGGGTTTCCGGACGAATTACGGGGATTCAGCCCTATGGAGCCTTTGTAAGCTTAGGTGGCCATCGTCAGGGACTCATCCATATCTCGGAATGTCACTGTGGTTATGTTAAGGACATCCATGATTACTTAAAGGTTAACCAGGAAGTTAACGTGGTCATTTTAGACATTGATGAGTTTACGGGGAAGATCAGCTTATCACTCCGGTGTTTGGAGCGGTTAGATTTAGAGACGCCGGTGGATGAGCATCGGCACCGCCACTACTGGACCAACCATCATGTAAGCATTGGGTTTAAGCCTATTGCGGATCGGTTAGAGGGATGGAAGGCTGAAGCACAGCAACGGTTAGATGATCAGCAGACATCGAATTAA